In the uncultured Methanobacterium sp. genome, one interval contains:
- a CDS encoding glycosyltransferase family 2 protein: MKVSVVIPALNEEGIVGKTVLTVPIKKLNDIGLETEILVVDNASTDNTSKEASDAGAMVVLETKRGYGNAYRRGFKEAQGDIIVMGDADGTYPFDEMAEFIQPILKGDAEFIMGSRLKGDIRPGAMPALHKYIGNPFLTWVLNALFHTGISDAHCGMRAMTREALNKMDLKTSGMEFASEMVIEASRKKLKIAEVPITYYPRGGESKLSSFSDGWRHLRFMMMYRPGPFLLIPGSVALLLGILLTAVVMLQGISRMHSLMLGGLLLLIGYQMLLSWLYFGAFGAAYGFSRSTGIIKKLMSYHSLEKELFLGVVLLAIGIIMGLNVLYNWSTGGFGPLYQIQSTVLAMILSILGIQTIFSGMFLSLLLLNKEEKKGK, translated from the coding sequence GAATGAAGAAGGAATTGTAGGTAAAACTGTTCTAACAGTACCCATCAAAAAACTCAATGATATTGGACTTGAAACAGAAATACTAGTGGTTGACAATGCATCTACAGATAATACATCTAAAGAAGCTTCTGACGCTGGAGCTATGGTTGTTTTAGAAACCAAACGAGGCTACGGTAATGCATATCGTCGTGGTTTCAAGGAAGCCCAGGGTGATATAATAGTTATGGGGGATGCAGATGGAACATACCCCTTTGATGAAATGGCTGAATTCATTCAACCAATTTTAAAGGGTGATGCCGAGTTTATCATGGGTTCAAGATTAAAGGGCGATATAAGACCCGGAGCAATGCCAGCTCTCCATAAATACATAGGCAACCCTTTCCTAACTTGGGTACTAAACGCACTTTTCCACACCGGGATCTCAGATGCACACTGTGGAATGAGGGCCATGACCAGGGAAGCTTTGAACAAGATGGATCTTAAGACTTCAGGTATGGAATTTGCATCGGAAATGGTTATTGAAGCATCCCGTAAGAAGCTTAAGATAGCCGAAGTTCCCATTACCTATTACCCCCGTGGGGGTGAATCAAAGCTCAGCTCATTTTCTGATGGATGGAGACACCTCAGATTCATGATGATGTACCGCCCAGGCCCTTTCTTGCTGATACCGGGTAGTGTTGCCCTGCTTCTTGGAATACTGCTTACTGCAGTTGTAATGTTACAGGGAATATCCAGGATGCATTCACTGATGCTTGGTGGTTTATTACTGTTAATTGGTTACCAGATGCTACTTTCATGGCTTTATTTCGGGGCGTTTGGAGCTGCTTATGGATTTTCACGCAGCACGGGTATTATCAAAAAATTAATGAGTTACCATTCCTTGGAAAAAGAACTATTTCTGGGAGTAGTTCTCCTGGCAATTGGAATAATCATGGGACTGAATGTCCTTTACAACTGGAGCACTGGAGGGTTCGGACCACTGTACCAGATTCAGAGCACTGTGCTGGCCATGATATTATCCATACTTGGAATTCAGACCATATTTTCAGGAATGTTCTTAAGTTTATTGCTACTGAATAAAGAGGAAAAAAAGGGTAAATAA